In the Mycolicibacter minnesotensis genome, GCGGCTTCCCGCGCGATCAGCGCCTCAAGATCGGCATAGCTGGTGCTGCCGTATACAGCCGGCTCGCGACGACCCAAACGCTGCAGGTTGGGGCCGTTGATGACATTGATCCGGTTCATCGCCGCTCCAATCGGAATCGCCGCCCGACCTCGTCGTAAGCGGCCGCCAGCAGCATCGGGTCGGGACCTTCCAAGCGCCCAGGTTTGGCCAGTCCGTCGAGCACCACGAACCGCAGCACGCCAGCCCGATTCTTCTTGTCCCCCATCATGTATTCCAGCAGGGCGGGCAGCGCGTCCTCGTAATAGCTCACCGGGAGACCCAGCGACAGCAGGATCGAACGATGCCGATCAGCGGTCGCGTCATCGAGACGTCCGGTGATGCGGGCCAGCTCCGCTGCGAACACCAACCCGACCGATACCGCGTCGCCGTGCCGCCACTGGTAATGCTCCAGCGCCTCGATCGCATGGGCGAGAGTGTGCCCGTAGTTGAGGATCTCGCGCAGGTCCGACTCTTTCTCGTCGGCGGCGACCACTTCGGCCTTGACGATGATGGCTCGCCTGATCAGCTCGCCGAGTACCTCCCCCGCCGGATCCATCGCCGCAACCGGATCTGCCTCGATCAGGTCCAGGATCACTGGATCGGCGATGAAACCGGCTTTGACGATCTCCGGCATGCCTGCAACGATCTCGCGCTGCGGCAGAGTCTCCAGCGTGGCCAGGTCGACCACGACGCCGGCCGGCTGATGGAACGCGCCGACCAGGTTCTTGCCTGCTTCGGTGTTGATGCCGGTCTTGCCGCCGACCGCGGCGTCCACCATCGCCAGCAACGTGGTGGGCACGTGCACGATCGAGATGCCACGTAGCCAGCTCGCCGCGGCGAAGCCTGCGACGTCGGTGGCTGCACCGCCACCGAGACTGACCAACGCGTCACGCCGGTCCAGGCCAATTTTGCCCAGCACGTCCCAGATGAACCCGAGGACCTGGAGCGACTTGCCGTCCTCGGCGTCCGGGATCTCGATACGGTGCGCCTCGATCCCCTTGTCCGCCAAGTACGTTCGGATCCCCTCAGCGGTCGACTCCAGTGTCGGCTGGTGCAGGATCGCGACTTTGTTACGCCCCGCGAGCAGACCGGCGAGATCACCGAGCAGGCCTGTGCCGATCACCACCGGGTAGGGCGGGTCGGTGGCCACCGTCACGGTGATCGGCTCGGGAATGTCGGTCACTTGCGTCCTCCGGTCTGTCGTGCGGCCAAGGTGGCGGGTGTGGGCGGTGCAGTGGGCGTGGGCGCCACAGGTTGCGGCGGCGTCTCGCCGGCGGGTGCCGCAGTCTCCAGCCGAGACACGATATAGCGGACCACCGCACCGGGGTTGCGCCGGTTGGTGTTGACCCGAATCGTGGCAAGGCGGCGGTACAGGGGCACCCGCTGCGACATCAGCTCGCGGAACTTCTCAGCGCGGCCGGGACCGGCGAGCAGGGGCCGGGCGGTGCTGCCACTGGTGCGCCGAACGCCTTCGGCTGCAGTGATTTCCAGGAATACCACCGTGTGGCCGGCCAGCGCGTCGCGCACCCCGGGCGTGGTGACGGCTCCGCCACCGAGCGACAGCACCCCGGAGTGCTCGGCCAGGGCCTCCCGAATGACTTCTTCCTCGATGCGGCGAAATTCCGGCTCGCCATCGGTCGCGAAGATGT is a window encoding:
- a CDS encoding shikimate kinase; translated protein: MTPRAVLVGLPGAGKSTIGRRLAKTLDVEMLDTDAAIEARTGRSIADIFATDGEPEFRRIEEEVIREALAEHSGVLSLGGGAVTTPGVRDALAGHTVVFLEITAAEGVRRTSGSTARPLLAGPGRAEKFRELMSQRVPLYRRLATIRVNTNRRNPGAVVRYIVSRLETAAPAGETPPQPVAPTPTAPPTPATLAARQTGGRK
- the aroB gene encoding 3-dehydroquinate synthase, which gives rise to MPEPITVTVATDPPYPVVIGTGLLGDLAGLLAGRNKVAILHQPTLESTAEGIRTYLADKGIEAHRIEIPDAEDGKSLQVLGFIWDVLGKIGLDRRDALVSLGGGAATDVAGFAAASWLRGISIVHVPTTLLAMVDAAVGGKTGINTEAGKNLVGAFHQPAGVVVDLATLETLPQREIVAGMPEIVKAGFIADPVILDLIEADPVAAMDPAGEVLGELIRRAIIVKAEVVAADEKESDLREILNYGHTLAHAIEALEHYQWRHGDAVSVGLVFAAELARITGRLDDATADRHRSILLSLGLPVSYYEDALPALLEYMMGDKKNRAGVLRFVVLDGLAKPGRLEGPDPMLLAAAYDEVGRRFRLERR